A single genomic interval of Helianthus annuus cultivar XRQ/B chromosome 13, HanXRQr2.0-SUNRISE, whole genome shotgun sequence harbors:
- the LOC110872160 gene encoding pollen receptor-like kinase 3: MAIVFLFLFFFFFFPPCLSQQSPSIALLQFKNSLTKSDALYNWNDDGSNPCDPHNVWVGIICSNGIINTINLSDMDLEGEPDIGCLEAIDGLRALSIQNNSLAGPMPNINRLRFIKAFYAGSNWFTGVIPSDFFQTLGSLKKLWLQHNNFSGRIPKSIGELPNLKELHLEYNEFSGPIPAFLEPDILTMLDLSNNKLQGEIPKSLNQFDAKVFENNPDLCGSKIGKECNDSPTATRQDQSEPSTDQPKSSVPWIIMIVVVALLILIILARANQIDEDKRPLGKGGINDEAVVYIPPTVTKKAPTSSNNSSIGNSNTSVVGSSTPAAARPMGGLGDLVMVNEERGVFGLQDLMKAAAEVLGNGGLGSAYKATLGSGVSVVVKRVREMNQMTKEVFDAEMKKLAKLKHQNILTPLAYHFRKEEKLLVSEYVPKGSVLYVLHGERGISHAELQWDKRLKIIKGVARGMGFLHKEFASYPLPHGDLKSSNVLIGSDYEPLLSDYAFYPLLNNTPTVQSMFAYKSPEAILNQKVSPKSDVYCMGIIILEIITGKYPSQYYNNQKGGTDVVQWVKSALAENRGKELIDPEITASSDESVSEMEKLLHIGAACTESEPDERIDLTEAIRRIEDVSV; this comes from the exons ATGGCCATTGTTTTCCTCTTCctattcttcttcttttttttcccTCCATGCCTCTCCCAACAATCTCCATCCATTGCCCTCCTTCAATTCAAGAACTCCTTGACAAAATCAGATGCTTTGTACAATTGGAATGACGACGGATCCAACCCGTGTGACCCCCATAACGTGTGGGTTGGCATCATATGTTCAAATGGCATCATCAACACCATCAACCTCTCGGATATGGATCTCGAAGGCGAACCCGACATTGGTTGTTTGGAGGCAATTGATGGCCTTAGAGCCCTTAGCATCCAAAACAATTCGCTCGCTGGCCCTATGCCCAATATCAACCGTCTTCGCTTTATAAAAGCTTTTTACGCGGGTAGCAATTGGTTTACCGGCGTCATACCTTCTGATTTCTTCCAAACCTTGGGATCCTTGAAGAAACTGTGGTTGCAACACAATAACTTTTCGGGACGAATTCCGAAATCCATTGGAGAATTGCCAAACCTCAAGGAACTCCATTTAGAATACAACGAGTTTTCAGGACCCATTCCCGCGTTTCTGGAACCAGATATCTTAACCATGCTTGATCTCTCCAACAATAAACTACAGGGAGAAATACCAAAGAGCTTGAACCAGTTTGATGCCAAAGTATTTGAGAACAACCCCGACCTCTGTGGTTCAAAAATCGGAAAAGAATGCAACGATTCTCCTACTGCAACTCGGCAAGACCAATCAGAACCATCAACGGACCAACCAAAATCATCCGTCCCATGGATTATCATGATCGTTGTTGTTGCTCTATTGATCTTGATCATTTTGGCCAGAGCGAATCAAATAGATGAAGATAAGAGACCTTTGGGTAAAGGAGGTATTAACGATGAAGCTGTTGTGTATATCCCCCCAACCGTCACCAAGAAAGCCCCAACTTCTAGTAATAATAGCAGCATTGGCAATAGCAATACTAGCGTCGTCGGTAGCAGTA CACCAGCAGCAGCGCGTCCAATGGGTGGGTTAGGGGACCTGGTGATGGTAAATGAAGAGAGGGGAGTATTTGGGTTGCAAGACTTGATGAAGGCTGCCGCAGAGGTGCTTGGAAATGGAGGGCTGGGGTCTGCGTATAAGGCAACGTTGGGGAGTGGAGTGTCTGTGGTGGTGAAAAGGGTGAGAGAGATGAACCAGATGACCAAAGAGGTGTTTGATGCAGAGATGAAGAAGCTAGCCAAACTGAAGCACCAAAACATACTCACGCCTTTGGCGTATCATTTCAGGAAAGAAGAGAAACTTTTGGTTTCCGAATATGTCCCCAAAGGAAGTGTGCTTTATGTGTTACATG GCGAACGTGGGATTTCCCATGCGGAACTACAGTGGGATAAGCGGCTTAAGATCATCAAAGGAGTTGCACGTGGAATGGGTTTCCTTCATAAAGAGTTTGCATCTTATCCATTACCTCACGGGGACCTGAAGTCGAGCAATGTATTGATTGGGTCAGACTACGAGCCACTTCTTAGTGATTACGCTTTCTATCCTTTGCTTAACAATACCCCTACCGTCCAGAGTATGTTTGCTTATAAATCTCCGGAAGCTATACTGAACCAAAAAGTGAGCCCAAAAAGCGACGTGTATTGCATGGGCATCATCATTTTAGAAATCATAACCGGGAAATATCCATCCCAGTATTACAACAACCAGAAGGGTGGAACGGATGTTGTCCAATGGGTTAAGTCGGCACTTGCGGAAAACAGAGGAAAAGAGCTGATTGATCCAGAGATAACAGCATCCTCAGATGAGTCTGTGTCGGAAATGGAGAAGCTTCTTCATATTGGAGCTGCTTGCACAGAGAGCGAGCCTGATGAGAGGATCGACTTGactgaagcaataagaagaataGAAGATGTAAGCGTTTAA